Proteins co-encoded in one Pseudarthrobacter chlorophenolicus A6 genomic window:
- a CDS encoding glutaredoxin family protein, which produces MPTPHVVLVTKANCHLCEDARDAVGRVTAALGLTWSEELVDNQPELRERYAEEIPVVLVDGVQRDFWKIDEARLERVLQRAMAQ; this is translated from the coding sequence ATGCCCACACCCCACGTTGTCCTGGTCACCAAAGCGAACTGCCACCTGTGCGAGGACGCGCGCGACGCCGTCGGCAGGGTTACAGCCGCACTGGGCCTGACATGGAGCGAAGAGTTGGTGGACAACCAGCCGGAACTGCGCGAACGCTATGCGGAGGAAATCCCCGTGGTCCTGGTGGACGGTGTGCAGCGCGACTTTTGGAAGATTGACGAAGCCCGGCTGGAACGCGTCCTGCAGCGGGCCATGGCGCAGTAG
- a CDS encoding 30S ribosomal protein bS22, which produces MGSVIKKRRKRMAKKKHRKLLRKTRHQRRNKK; this is translated from the coding sequence GTGGGTTCAGTTATCAAGAAGCGTCGCAAGCGTATGGCCAAGAAGAAGCACCGCAAGCTGCTTCGCAAGACCCGTCACCAGCGCCGCAATAAGAAGTAG
- a CDS encoding TlpA family protein disulfide reductase, giving the protein MTHNNLTSRRSVLAAGGLALTALTVGLSGCTQEDALAKQARAGDNKNYVAGDGSVTEFAAADRKDAIQVNGTLFNGTTVTPADFQDKVTILNFWFAACAPCRVEAPILEELHQEFKDQGVQFFGVNLRDEKATAEAFDKTFKLTYPSFDDKDGGVLLSVSGLVPPGAVPTTLVLDKQGRVASRVLGEIQKGTLKALITAAVAE; this is encoded by the coding sequence GTGACCCACAACAACCTGACCTCGCGCCGCAGCGTACTGGCTGCCGGCGGCCTCGCCCTTACCGCTCTCACCGTGGGCCTTTCCGGCTGCACCCAGGAAGACGCCCTGGCCAAGCAGGCGAGGGCCGGCGACAACAAGAACTACGTGGCCGGCGACGGCTCCGTCACCGAGTTCGCCGCCGCTGACCGCAAGGACGCCATCCAGGTCAACGGCACCCTCTTCAACGGCACCACGGTGACCCCGGCGGACTTTCAGGACAAGGTGACCATCCTGAACTTCTGGTTCGCTGCGTGCGCCCCGTGCCGGGTGGAGGCACCCATCCTCGAGGAGCTCCACCAGGAGTTCAAGGACCAGGGCGTGCAGTTCTTCGGCGTCAACCTCCGCGACGAGAAGGCAACCGCGGAAGCGTTCGACAAGACGTTCAAACTCACCTACCCCAGCTTTGACGACAAGGACGGCGGCGTCCTGCTGTCCGTTTCCGGGCTGGTTCCTCCCGGCGCGGTCCCCACCACCCTGGTCCTGGACAAGCAGGGCCGCGTGGCTTCCCGCGTTCTGGGCGAAATCCAGAAGGGCACCCTGAAAGCCCTGATCACCGCCGCCGTGGCTGAGTAG
- the ccsB gene encoding c-type cytochrome biogenesis protein CcsB yields the protein MPFGINETMGQYSELFMLLAAGTYTVAFIAFAWDLAKSSRALQAIDLKAAQAVEPAKVPAAVGAGNRAESSVGGPAGRAERPSSSATSGTPAGGGIVTAGADMKYSAARRAPARVAVALTVLGALIHGAGVVTRALGAGRVPWGNMYEFLTTGAFVAVAVFLLVLIRRDLRFLGTFVVGLAIIMLVAASVAYWTPVGHLVPALQSYWLIIHVSIAVLSSALFTLTFAMSALQLVQSHRQKTVAAGGEDKLGFMRLVPSALSLENLSYRINAIAFIGWTFTLMFGAIWAEKAWGRFWGWDTKEVWTFVIWVVYAGYLHARATRGWTGTRAAWLSIVGYLCVVFNFTIVNQFFNGLHSYSGL from the coding sequence ATGCCGTTTGGAATCAACGAAACCATGGGCCAGTACAGCGAGCTCTTCATGCTGCTGGCGGCGGGCACGTACACCGTAGCCTTCATTGCCTTCGCCTGGGACCTGGCCAAGAGCAGCCGCGCACTCCAGGCAATCGACCTCAAGGCCGCACAGGCGGTGGAACCGGCCAAGGTTCCCGCCGCTGTCGGCGCGGGCAACCGTGCCGAGTCCAGCGTTGGCGGGCCGGCCGGCCGGGCCGAGCGTCCGTCGTCGTCCGCGACATCAGGCACCCCGGCGGGCGGCGGCATCGTCACCGCCGGCGCCGATATGAAATACTCCGCGGCCCGGCGCGCCCCCGCCCGCGTTGCGGTGGCCCTCACCGTCCTGGGCGCCCTGATCCATGGCGCCGGCGTGGTCACCCGGGCACTGGGAGCCGGACGCGTGCCCTGGGGCAACATGTACGAATTCCTCACCACCGGCGCTTTCGTGGCCGTTGCCGTGTTCCTGTTGGTACTGATCCGCCGCGACCTCCGCTTCCTGGGCACCTTCGTGGTGGGCCTGGCCATCATCATGCTGGTGGCCGCCTCCGTGGCGTACTGGACCCCGGTGGGCCACCTGGTGCCCGCACTGCAGAGCTACTGGCTGATCATCCACGTTTCCATCGCCGTGCTGTCCTCGGCGCTGTTCACCCTGACCTTCGCCATGTCCGCGCTGCAACTGGTCCAGTCGCACCGGCAAAAGACCGTGGCCGCCGGCGGCGAGGACAAGCTGGGCTTCATGCGCCTGGTCCCGTCGGCCCTGAGCCTCGAAAACCTCTCCTACCGGATCAACGCCATCGCCTTCATCGGCTGGACCTTCACGCTCATGTTCGGAGCCATCTGGGCCGAGAAGGCGTGGGGCCGGTTCTGGGGCTGGGACACCAAGGAAGTCTGGACCTTCGTGATCTGGGTGGTGTACGCCGGCTACCTGCACGCCCGCGCCACCAGGGGCTGGACCGGAACCAGGGCGGCCTGGCTGTCAATCGTGGGCTACCTGTGCGTGGTCTTCAACTTCACCATCGTGAACCAGTTCTTCAACGGCCTGCATTCCTACTCCGGCCTCTGA
- a CDS encoding heme-copper oxidase family protein: MSTPPVPPPGSNDPRSGSSDSGSPNTNGDAGNQPPRFGENAPQYGQNAPQYGQNAPQQGQGQPQYGQNAPQYGQNAPQQGQQYGQGYGQQFGQNPPGGQQFGQSPYGQSPYPSEQPQPAGSNGVPQLVNISFWLLLAAAAIFVISMLTGLGQLNDPVFRQTFEDQMESSGATGVTYDDVQGFIGGTLVVFAILGAGLYFLVAFFVRKGKNWARILGTVFAGLSVFGLFGIPTIGTLGTVLGIAAIVLLYLPASAPYFRKQQPFANPYGGGFGSPYGR, translated from the coding sequence ATGAGCACTCCCCCTGTCCCGCCTCCGGGTTCCAACGATCCCCGCTCCGGCAGCTCAGACTCCGGCAGCCCGAACACTAACGGCGATGCCGGCAACCAGCCGCCCCGCTTTGGCGAAAACGCTCCGCAGTACGGGCAGAACGCACCCCAATACGGCCAGAACGCTCCGCAGCAGGGCCAAGGCCAGCCCCAGTACGGTCAGAACGCTCCCCAGTACGGGCAGAACGCACCGCAGCAGGGCCAGCAGTACGGCCAGGGCTACGGACAACAGTTCGGCCAGAACCCCCCGGGCGGGCAGCAGTTCGGCCAGTCGCCCTACGGTCAGTCCCCCTACCCGTCCGAGCAGCCCCAGCCGGCCGGCAGCAACGGCGTTCCCCAGCTGGTCAACATTTCCTTCTGGCTGCTGCTCGCGGCGGCGGCCATCTTCGTGATTTCCATGCTGACGGGCCTCGGCCAGCTGAACGACCCCGTGTTCCGCCAGACGTTCGAAGACCAGATGGAGTCCAGCGGCGCCACCGGCGTGACCTACGACGACGTCCAGGGCTTCATTGGCGGAACCCTTGTGGTGTTCGCCATCCTGGGCGCAGGCCTGTACTTCCTGGTGGCCTTCTTTGTCCGCAAGGGCAAGAACTGGGCGCGCATTCTGGGAACGGTCTTCGCAGGCCTGTCGGTCTTCGGACTGTTCGGCATCCCCACAATCGGCACGCTCGGAACCGTCCTGGGCATCGCGGCCATCGTGCTGCTGTACCTGCCGGCCTCGGCACCGTATTTCCGGAAGCAGCAGCCCTTCGCCAACCCTTACGGTGGCGGTTTCGGCAGCCCGTACGGCCGCTGA
- a CDS encoding 3-deoxy-7-phosphoheptulonate synthase has translation MSTATAAAAQSTSNLRVSEFTPLPTPSELIADLPLDAQAAAVVERGRDEVRAIMDGVDDRLLVIVGPCSIHDPKAGLEYARRLVSQAEKHKEDLLIVMRTYFEKPRTTVGWKGLINDPRLDGSHDMVTGLRTARHFLQQVTALGLPTATEFLEPISPQYMADLISWGAIGARTTESQIHRQLASGLSMPIGFKNGTDGGLQVAIDACGAAAAAQAFLGIDGDGRAALVATAGNPDTHVILRGGRKGPNYSTADVEAASATLAGKGLNPRLIVDASHANSGKSHHRQAEVALEIGAQLEEGGPAAQAIAGVMLESFLVGGAQNLDVVEHAAGRDELVYGQSVTDACMEWDVSASVLEQLAASARKRRG, from the coding sequence ATGAGCACCGCAACAGCCGCAGCAGCACAATCCACCTCGAACCTGCGCGTCAGCGAATTCACCCCGCTGCCCACCCCTTCCGAACTGATCGCGGACCTGCCCCTCGACGCACAGGCCGCTGCCGTCGTCGAACGCGGCCGCGATGAAGTCCGCGCCATCATGGACGGCGTGGACGACCGCCTGCTGGTGATCGTGGGACCGTGCTCCATCCACGATCCCAAGGCCGGGCTGGAATACGCCCGCCGGCTGGTCAGCCAGGCTGAGAAGCACAAGGAAGACCTGCTGATCGTCATGCGGACCTACTTCGAGAAGCCCCGCACCACCGTTGGCTGGAAGGGCCTGATCAACGATCCGCGGCTGGACGGCAGCCACGACATGGTCACCGGCCTGCGGACCGCACGCCACTTCCTCCAGCAGGTCACCGCCCTGGGACTGCCGACGGCCACCGAGTTCCTCGAACCGATCAGCCCGCAGTACATGGCGGACCTCATCTCCTGGGGCGCCATCGGGGCCCGCACCACGGAGAGCCAGATCCACCGCCAGCTGGCATCCGGCCTGTCCATGCCCATCGGCTTCAAGAACGGGACCGACGGCGGCCTGCAGGTTGCCATCGACGCCTGCGGTGCCGCCGCGGCAGCCCAGGCGTTCCTGGGGATCGACGGCGACGGCCGGGCCGCGCTGGTGGCCACCGCCGGCAACCCGGACACGCACGTCATCCTCCGCGGCGGGCGCAAGGGGCCCAACTACTCCACGGCAGACGTCGAAGCGGCCTCCGCCACCCTGGCCGGCAAGGGGCTGAACCCGCGCCTGATCGTGGACGCCAGCCACGCCAACAGCGGCAAGAGCCACCACCGGCAGGCGGAAGTGGCCCTGGAAATCGGTGCACAGCTTGAAGAAGGCGGCCCGGCCGCCCAGGCGATCGCCGGCGTCATGCTGGAAAGCTTCCTGGTGGGAGGCGCCCAGAACCTGGACGTCGTGGAGCACGCGGCCGGCCGGGATGAGCTGGTCTACGGGCAGAGCGTCACGGATGCGTGCATGGAGTGGGACGTCTCGGCGTCGGTCCTGGAGCAGCTGGCCGCCTCAGCCCGGAAGCGCCGCGGCTGA
- a CDS encoding histidine phosphatase family protein has protein sequence MPQATVHLLRHGEVHNPDGVLYGRLPEFHLSALGREMARMLAGHFRQQVEAGARITYLAASPLDRAQETAAPTAEALRLQIHTDARIIEAENYFEGMKVSKAELRRPKHWPRLVNPLRPSWGEPYKQQASRVMEAVQEARLRAIDFAGGDYGTNGPEAIMVSHQLPIWATRLSAEGKPLWHDPRKRECTLTSITSLVFDDDGRLLRVQYSEPAASLLPGAASTPGA, from the coding sequence ATGCCCCAAGCCACTGTCCATCTGCTCCGCCACGGCGAGGTCCATAATCCCGACGGCGTTCTGTACGGACGGCTGCCCGAATTCCACCTCTCCGCACTGGGGCGGGAGATGGCCCGCATGCTTGCCGGGCACTTCCGGCAACAGGTGGAAGCCGGCGCCAGGATCACCTATCTTGCCGCCTCTCCGCTGGACCGGGCCCAGGAAACGGCGGCCCCCACAGCGGAAGCACTGCGCCTGCAGATCCACACCGACGCCCGCATCATCGAAGCCGAAAACTACTTCGAGGGCATGAAGGTCAGCAAGGCCGAACTTCGCCGGCCCAAGCACTGGCCGCGCCTGGTCAACCCGCTGCGGCCGTCCTGGGGCGAACCGTACAAACAGCAGGCATCCCGCGTCATGGAGGCGGTCCAGGAAGCACGCCTGCGCGCCATCGATTTCGCCGGCGGCGACTACGGCACCAACGGCCCTGAAGCCATCATGGTCAGCCACCAGCTCCCCATCTGGGCCACCCGCCTCAGCGCGGAGGGCAAACCGCTCTGGCATGACCCGCGGAAACGCGAATGCACCCTCACCTCCATCACGTCCCTGGTGTTCGACGACGACGGCCGCCTCCTGCGCGTCCAGTACAGCGAGCCGGCGGCGTCCCTTCTTCCCGGTGCCGCCAGCACCCCCGGAGCCTAA
- a CDS encoding cytochrome c biogenesis CcdA family protein produces the protein MNSPFAETILNGSILLAIPVALLAGLVSFLSPCVLPLVPGYLGYVTGLSGVDLQKQRRGRMFLGIGLFVLGFSVIFVLLGGAFGQLGTLITGSQNAWITQVLGVLVIIMGVVFMGGLGWLQRDAKIHAKPPAGLWGAPLLGLTFGLGWAPCIGPTYSAVQLLSLSGGSSAAKGAFLAFVYSLGLGIPFLLIALAVRRGMGVMAFFRKHRLAIQRTGGGILVVLGVLMATGVWGTWVTELQYWFQTDVKLPI, from the coding sequence GTGAACAGCCCCTTCGCCGAAACCATCCTGAACGGATCGATCCTGCTCGCCATCCCCGTGGCGCTGCTGGCCGGCTTGGTTTCCTTCCTCTCGCCCTGTGTCCTTCCCCTGGTCCCTGGTTACCTGGGCTACGTCACCGGGCTCAGCGGCGTGGACCTGCAGAAGCAGCGGCGGGGCCGGATGTTCCTGGGCATCGGACTGTTCGTGCTGGGTTTCTCGGTGATCTTCGTCCTGCTGGGCGGTGCCTTCGGACAGCTGGGCACCCTGATCACCGGCTCCCAGAACGCCTGGATCACCCAGGTGCTCGGCGTGCTGGTCATCATCATGGGAGTGGTTTTCATGGGCGGCCTGGGCTGGCTGCAGCGTGACGCCAAGATCCACGCCAAGCCGCCCGCCGGCCTGTGGGGTGCGCCGCTGCTGGGCCTGACCTTTGGCCTCGGCTGGGCGCCGTGCATAGGGCCCACCTACTCCGCTGTCCAGCTGCTCAGCCTTTCCGGCGGCTCGTCGGCAGCCAAGGGCGCCTTCCTGGCGTTCGTCTATAGCCTTGGCCTGGGCATCCCGTTCCTGCTGATCGCGCTCGCCGTGCGACGCGGCATGGGTGTCATGGCATTTTTCCGCAAGCACCGGCTCGCCATCCAGCGGACCGGCGGCGGCATCCTGGTGGTGCTGGGTGTGCTGATGGCCACCGGCGTCTGGGGGACCTGGGTGACCGAGCTGCAGTACTGGTTCCAAACCGACGTGAAGTTGCCGATCTGA
- a CDS encoding helix-turn-helix domain-containing protein, producing MSAEQNFSNAKFLTVAEVAEVMRVSKMTVYRLVHSGEMPAVRFGRSYRVPETAVDQYLKGAVVDGHAGTA from the coding sequence ATGTCCGCAGAACAGAACTTCTCGAACGCGAAGTTCCTGACCGTGGCAGAAGTTGCCGAGGTCATGCGCGTCTCCAAAATGACCGTCTACCGCCTGGTCCATTCCGGTGAAATGCCGGCAGTCCGCTTTGGCCGCTCCTACCGTGTGCCCGAGACTGCCGTGGACCAGTACCTCAAGGGCGCCGTAGTGGACGGGCACGCAGGCACCGCCTGA
- a CDS encoding YceI family protein, with amino-acid sequence MALPADVTTGTWTLDNSHSEIGFTVRHAGISKVRGQFTDATATLELAEDVAQSKIAATINTASFDSGDANRDGHVKGEDFFDVEKFPEMSFVSNGLVAKGNSYELTGDLTIKGVTRPVTLETEFNGVAVDPFGNTRAGVSAETTISRKDFGLTWNAVLETGGVLVSDKVAINLELAFIAPAA; translated from the coding sequence ATGGCACTTCCCGCAGACGTCACCACCGGCACCTGGACCCTGGACAACTCCCACAGCGAAATCGGCTTCACCGTACGGCACGCCGGCATCAGCAAGGTGCGCGGGCAGTTCACCGACGCCACCGCCACGCTTGAGCTCGCCGAGGACGTAGCCCAGTCCAAGATCGCCGCCACCATCAACACCGCCAGCTTCGACTCCGGCGACGCCAACCGGGACGGCCACGTCAAGGGCGAGGACTTCTTCGACGTGGAGAAGTTCCCGGAAATGTCCTTCGTCTCCAACGGCCTGGTGGCCAAGGGCAACAGCTACGAACTGACTGGTGACCTCACCATCAAGGGCGTTACCCGCCCCGTTACCCTCGAAACCGAATTCAACGGCGTGGCCGTTGACCCCTTCGGCAACACCCGCGCCGGCGTCTCCGCAGAGACCACCATCAGCCGCAAGGACTTCGGCCTGACCTGGAACGCCGTCCTCGAGACCGGCGGCGTGCTGGTCAGCGACAAGGTTGCCATCAACCTGGAACTGGCCTTCATCGCCCCCGCCGCCTAA
- the resB gene encoding cytochrome c biogenesis protein ResB: MSERVNVKKKSPAPDADKVSAAKADAALPALGPKEMLRFAWTQLTSMRTALFLLLLLAVAAVPGSLFPQRPANPSVVTQYIKDHPDYGKLLDSLQLYDVYSSVWFSAIYLLLFVSLIGCVVPRAIAHYKAMRSQPPRTPKRLSRLPEYGTLVIPADAGIPASDAIHGAAGLLRKRGYRVEVRDDDGARPSLGAERGLSKEVGNLVFHTSLIGVLVSVAIGGLFGYSGQRILVEGDTFVNTLVGYDQFTPGTNFQSSQLQPYSVQLDKFDITFDRESQGKFGQPIDFSAAVTTKENPDAPAKKETLKVNDPITLGGTSIYLTGNGYAPVVTIRDGDGNVAMQGPVVAKLQGDNYYSSVVIKVPDAKPEQLGFQGFFLPTAFVTEQGVSFSGDPDLFNPQLSLNSYYGDLGLDTGSPQNVFEIDVKDLTPLNARNLDAGGITLSPGSTYTLPDGKGSISFDGVKRYVGVDIHHNPGQLYALIFALLAVAGLILSLYVNRRRAWVRTGTHDDGRTMVEYGLLARGEDHRLAGEAAAIRTLLTQEWGLAADPQQDSQRPEDSTQSQQTPSSLGDNGAGTPTPASPAGPEKDQ, translated from the coding sequence ATGAGCGAGCGTGTGAACGTAAAGAAGAAGTCCCCCGCCCCGGACGCGGACAAGGTGTCAGCGGCAAAGGCCGACGCCGCTCTGCCCGCCCTGGGCCCCAAAGAGATGCTGCGGTTTGCCTGGACCCAGCTGACCAGCATGCGCACCGCGCTCTTCCTGCTGCTGCTCCTGGCCGTGGCCGCGGTTCCGGGATCGCTGTTTCCGCAGCGCCCGGCCAATCCCTCCGTTGTCACGCAGTACATCAAGGACCACCCGGACTACGGCAAGCTGCTGGACAGCCTGCAGCTGTACGATGTCTATTCCTCGGTGTGGTTCTCCGCCATCTACCTGCTGCTGTTCGTCTCCCTGATCGGCTGCGTGGTGCCGCGTGCCATCGCGCACTACAAGGCCATGCGCTCCCAGCCGCCGCGGACGCCCAAGCGCCTGTCCCGCCTCCCTGAGTACGGCACGCTGGTCATTCCCGCCGACGCCGGGATCCCGGCGTCGGACGCCATCCACGGCGCCGCGGGGCTGCTTCGGAAGCGCGGCTACCGCGTTGAGGTACGGGACGACGACGGCGCGAGGCCGTCTTTGGGCGCAGAACGCGGCCTCTCCAAAGAGGTGGGGAACCTGGTTTTCCACACCTCCCTGATCGGGGTCCTGGTGTCCGTGGCCATCGGCGGCCTGTTTGGCTACAGCGGCCAGCGGATTCTGGTGGAGGGCGACACGTTCGTCAACACCCTGGTGGGCTATGACCAGTTCACGCCCGGCACCAACTTCCAGTCCAGCCAACTGCAGCCCTACTCGGTGCAGCTGGACAAGTTCGACATCACTTTTGACCGCGAATCGCAGGGCAAGTTCGGCCAGCCCATCGACTTCTCGGCGGCTGTCACCACCAAGGAAAACCCTGACGCGCCCGCCAAGAAGGAGACGCTGAAGGTCAACGACCCCATCACCCTGGGCGGCACCAGCATCTACCTCACCGGCAACGGCTACGCCCCGGTGGTGACCATCCGCGACGGCGACGGCAACGTGGCCATGCAGGGGCCCGTGGTGGCTAAGCTCCAGGGCGACAACTACTACTCCTCGGTGGTCATTAAGGTCCCCGACGCCAAACCCGAGCAGCTCGGATTCCAGGGCTTCTTCCTGCCAACGGCATTCGTTACGGAGCAGGGCGTGTCCTTCAGCGGTGATCCTGATCTCTTCAACCCGCAGCTGTCCCTGAACTCCTACTATGGCGACCTTGGACTGGACACCGGCTCGCCGCAGAACGTCTTCGAGATCGACGTCAAGGACCTCACTCCGCTGAACGCCCGCAACCTCGACGCCGGCGGCATCACCCTGTCACCCGGCTCCACCTACACGCTGCCGGACGGCAAGGGATCCATCAGCTTCGACGGCGTCAAGCGGTACGTCGGCGTGGACATCCACCACAACCCCGGCCAGCTGTACGCCCTGATCTTCGCGCTCCTGGCGGTGGCCGGCCTGATCCTCTCCCTGTACGTCAACCGCCGCCGCGCCTGGGTACGCACCGGCACGCATGACGACGGCCGGACCATGGTGGAGTACGGCCTCCTGGCCCGCGGCGAGGACCACCGCTTGGCCGGCGAGGCTGCCGCGATCCGCACCCTGCTGACCCAGGAATGGGGCCTCGCAGCCGATCCGCAGCAGGACAGCCAGCGGCCGGAAGATTCCACGCAGTCCCAGCAAACTCCCAGCAGCCTCGGCGATAATGGCGCAGGCACCCCCACCCCAGCTAGCCCCGCAGGGCCCGAAAAGGACCAGTAA
- a CDS encoding HAD family hydrolase — protein MPEEKYVAVVTRPVAAPQPGEAAFFDVDNTLMRGASLFHVARKMHQRGAFTLAEAAGFAWKQFKFVARGENIDDVHAVRDSALTLAAGIAVDDIKALGEEVYDEMIASRIWPGAKALAEQHLRVGRRVWLVTATPIEVATVISTRLGLTGALGTVGEVSDGMYTGRLVGDILHGSAKAVAVQGIADEEDLDLKRCWAYSDSYNDIPLLSLVGHPVAINPDAKLRRHARDNNWPVYDFRAGRRAATFGLKAATMGGAVYGLWKGFARIRGPRA, from the coding sequence ATGCCCGAGGAGAAATACGTCGCCGTTGTGACCCGGCCGGTCGCTGCGCCGCAGCCGGGCGAGGCAGCGTTTTTCGATGTGGACAACACCCTCATGCGCGGGGCCAGCCTTTTCCATGTTGCCCGGAAAATGCACCAGCGGGGGGCGTTCACGCTGGCCGAGGCAGCCGGCTTCGCCTGGAAGCAGTTCAAGTTCGTGGCCCGCGGCGAGAATATCGACGACGTCCACGCTGTCCGCGATTCCGCGCTCACCCTCGCTGCGGGCATCGCCGTCGATGACATCAAGGCGCTGGGCGAAGAGGTCTACGACGAAATGATCGCCTCGCGGATCTGGCCCGGGGCCAAGGCACTGGCCGAACAGCACCTCAGGGTGGGCCGCCGCGTCTGGCTGGTCACCGCCACGCCCATTGAAGTTGCCACCGTCATCTCCACCCGGCTGGGCCTGACCGGCGCGCTGGGAACGGTGGGCGAGGTCTCCGACGGGATGTACACCGGCAGGCTGGTGGGAGACATCCTGCACGGCTCTGCCAAAGCGGTGGCGGTGCAGGGCATCGCCGACGAGGAGGACCTGGACCTCAAGCGCTGCTGGGCCTACAGCGACTCCTACAACGACATCCCGCTGCTGTCCCTCGTGGGCCATCCGGTGGCCATCAACCCGGACGCCAAGCTGCGCCGCCACGCACGGGACAACAACTGGCCGGTCTACGACTTCCGCGCCGGCCGGCGGGCTGCAACCTTCGGCCTCAAGGCTGCAACCATGGGCGGCGCCGTCTACGGCCTGTGGAAGGGCTTCGCAAGGATCCGCGGCCCGCGGGCGTGA
- a CDS encoding redox-sensing transcriptional repressor Rex produces MTSLDSTPQAVPDLPDATGTPAKQIPPAAVARLTIYLRALNTLLADGIERVSSESLAEASGVSSSTLRKDLSHVGSYGTRGVGYEVQYLSRHIAAALGLTHDWKVAIVGAGNLGKALARYGGFESRGFDVVAIFDADEMVVGNEVGWLRVSDVADLETVLHRTGANMVVLALPASVAQGVCDRVVAAGVRSVLSFAPVMLQVPEGVNLRKVDMATELQILAYHAQRAQAPEQTA; encoded by the coding sequence GTGACTTCGCTGGACTCAACTCCCCAGGCTGTCCCGGACCTGCCGGACGCCACGGGTACGCCAGCCAAGCAGATTCCGCCCGCAGCGGTGGCACGGCTGACGATCTACCTCCGCGCCCTCAACACCCTGCTTGCCGACGGCATCGAGCGGGTGTCCTCCGAATCACTGGCCGAAGCCTCCGGAGTGAGCTCCTCCACCCTCCGCAAAGACCTCTCCCACGTAGGGTCCTACGGCACCCGCGGAGTGGGCTACGAAGTCCAGTACCTGAGCCGCCACATCGCTGCCGCACTGGGCCTGACGCACGACTGGAAGGTGGCCATTGTGGGCGCCGGCAACCTGGGCAAGGCCCTGGCCCGGTATGGCGGGTTCGAGTCCAGGGGCTTCGACGTGGTGGCAATCTTCGACGCAGACGAGATGGTGGTGGGAAACGAAGTGGGGTGGCTGCGGGTCAGCGATGTCGCAGACCTGGAGACGGTGCTGCACCGGACCGGAGCCAACATGGTGGTGCTGGCGTTGCCGGCATCCGTAGCCCAGGGAGTCTGCGACCGTGTGGTGGCGGCGGGCGTGCGGAGCGTCCTGAGCTTCGCCCCCGTGATGCTGCAGGTCCCTGAGGGGGTCAACCTGCGCAAGGTGGATATGGCCACCGAACTGCAGATCCTTGCCTACCACGCACAACGGGCGCAGGCCCCGGAGCAGACTGCCTAG